ACCAGTTTTTTCACTCCTGCCTGAGCCGCCTTTTTAGTCAATACTTCGATCGCCTCTAAGGCTCCTGGCACAGCTAAGTCTGGTTGAAAGGTAATGTACACCTGATCCATTCCTTTTAGCGCTGAGCTCCAGGTTTCTGCGTTTTCCCAATCAAAGGCTGGGTCTGCATTTCGAGAACCCACGCGTACGTTTTGTCCCAAATTCTCTAGTCGTTCTACGACTTTTCGACCGGTCTTACCAGTCCCACCTATTACTAGTATGTTTTTCATGATTTATTGATTTTATAATGATTAAATGTTTTTGCTTGACATGAAAACAGCCAACAATGAGATAAGAAAAGCCACCACAGAAAAGATGGTTCTTATCAAATGAAATTGATTCCATTTGACCTCATAATACTGTCTGAATTCTGTGAGTTTGGAAGTACCCATCTCAGAAAGATTCAATGCTTCCAATTCATTATTGAGCGGCACGTTGCCCAGGCCTGTCACGGCAAAAGTGCCCATGACGTAAACTATAGTGGCGCTTAGCATCAGCCAGAAAGTAGCACCGCTGCCTTGTTGTGTCAGCGTACCGATGGCCAACACGATCATACTCCCAAAAAAGATCAGGAAGAATGAAGGGTTCAGAATTTCTCTATTGATGTGCTGCATAGTTTCCAGATAGGTTGGATCCAGCACTTTTTTGGTTCCAAGTATTACGGAAACTGACCAGGCATAAAAGAATCCAGCTGAAAGTCCTGTCAGCAGTACCCCAACAAATAAGGTCATGTTTTTGAATGTGAATTCCATCGTTTAGTTATTTAATTGAGTTTGTAGCCAATTGTTGAGGTGGCTGTATTCCTCCGTTGTCAGTTTGATTTCGTCTCCTTTTGGCATTCGCCTTTTTTCAAAAACCTGTTTGTATATTTTTTCCGCTCGCTTTTCCATGTTCTTCAATGAGAAGACCATAAATGGGTTTTGTTTTCTGTGACAGACATTGCATTTATTTTCCAAAATTTTGAAAGCCTCTGTTTTCAATTCTTCAGAATTTTTTGAAGCTGTCACATGGATCATTGGAAAAGGCTCTTCAAAAAACAAGAATCCCGTCAGGGTGATTAGTGCCAAGATCTCTTTCATGATTGTTTGTTTTTGATTTTTGA
The sequence above is drawn from the Reichenbachiella sp. genome and encodes:
- a CDS encoding DUF1772 domain-containing protein, with amino-acid sequence MEFTFKNMTLFVGVLLTGLSAGFFYAWSVSVILGTKKVLDPTYLETMQHINREILNPSFFLIFFGSMIVLAIGTLTQQGSGATFWLMLSATIVYVMGTFAVTGLGNVPLNNELEALNLSEMGTSKLTEFRQYYEVKWNQFHLIRTIFSVVAFLISLLAVFMSSKNI